One window of Erinaceus europaeus chromosome 6, mEriEur2.1, whole genome shotgun sequence genomic DNA carries:
- the ALDH2 gene encoding aldehyde dehydrogenase, mitochondrial: protein MLRAAALVATGLRLRLGRRLLSAAATQAVPAPNQQPEVFYNQIFINNEWHDAVSKKTFPTINPSTGDVICQVAEGDKEDVDKAVKAAQAAFRLGSPWRRMDASERGRLLNRLADLIERDRTYLAALETLDNGKPYVISYLVDLDMVVKCLRYYAGWADKYHGKTIPIDGDFFSYTRHEPVGVCGQIIPWNFPLLMQAWKLGPALATGNVVVMKMAEQTPLTALYVANLIKEAGFPPGVVNIIPGFGPTAGAAIASHMDVDKVAFTGSTEVGSLIQVAAGSSNLKRVTLELGGKSPNIIMSDADMDWAVEQAHFALFFNQGQCCCAGSRTFVQEDVYNEFVERSVARAKSRVVGNPFDSQTEQGPQVDETQFNKVLGYIKSGKEEGAKLLCGGGAAADRGYFIQPTVFGDVKDGMTIAKEEIFGPVMQILKFKTIEEVVERANNSKYGLAAAVFTKDLDKANYLSQALQAGTVWVNCYDVFGAQSPFGGYKMSGNCRELGEYGLQAYTEVKTVTVKVPQKNS, encoded by the exons ATCTTCATAAACAATGAGTGGCATGATGCTGTCAGCAAGAAAACATTCCCCACTATCAACCCATCCACCGGGGATGTCATCTGTCAGGTGGCTGAAGGGGATAAG GAAGATGTGGACAAGGCAGTGAAGGCCGCCCAGGCTGCATTCCGGTTGGGCTCACCGTGGCGGCGCATGGATGCATCTGAGAGGGGCCGGCTGCTGAACCGCCTGGCTGACCTTATTGAGCGGGACCGGACCTACCTTGCA GCCTTGGAAACTCTGGACAATGGCAAACCTTATGTCATCTCCTACCTGGTGGATTTGGACATGGTCGTCAAATGTCTCCG gtattaTGCTGGCTGGGCTGATAAATACCATGGGAAAACCATTCCCATCGATGGAGACTTCTTCAGTTACACCCGCCATGAGCCTGTGGGGGTGTGTGGGCAGATAATTCCG TGGAACTTCCCGCTGCTGATGCAAGCATGGAAACTGGGCCCAGCATTGGCAACTGGAAACGTGGTAGTGATGAAGATGGCCGAGCAGACTCCACTTACTGCCCTCTATGTGGCCAACTTGATTAAGGAG GCTGGCTTTCCCCCAGGCGTGGTCAATATCATCCCTGGATTTGGCCCCACAGCTGGTGCTGCCATCGCCTCTCACATGGATGTGGACAAAGTGGCCTTCACAGGCTCCACTGAG GTTGGCAGCCTAATCCAGGTTGCTGCAGGGAGCAGTAACCTTAAGAGAGTTACTCTGGAGCTGGGAGGGAAGAGCCCCAACATCATCATGTCGGATGCTGACA TGGACTGGGCTGTGGAGCAGGCCCACTTCGCCTTGTTCTTCAACCAGGGCCAGTGCTGCTGTGCTGGCTCCCGCACCTTTGTGCAGGAGGATGTTTACAACGAGTTTGTAGAGCGGAGTGTTGCCCGGGCCAAGTCTCGGGTGGTTGGGAACCCCTTTGACAGCCAGACTGAACAGGGGCCACAG GTGGATGAGACTCAGTTTAACAAGGTCCTTGGCTATATCAAAtctgggaaggaggagggggcaaAACTGTTGTGTGGGGGAGGAGCTGCTGCAGACCGAGGCTACTTCATCCAGCCCACTGTTTTTGGAGACGTGAAAGATGGCATGACCATTGCAAAGGAGGAG ATCTTTGGGCCAGTGATGCAGATACTGAAGTTCAAAACCATAGAGGAAGTTGTTGAGAGAGCCAACAACTCCAAGTATGGGCTAGCTGCCGCTGTCTTCACAAAGGATTTGGACAAGGCCAATTATCTGTCCCAGGCCCTCCAGGCTGGAACTGTGTG GGTCAACTGCTATGATGTTTTTGGGGCCCAGTCACCATTTGGTGGCTACAAGATGTCTGGGAACTGCCGGGAGCTTGGAGAGTATGGTCTGCAAGCCTATACAGAAGTAAAAACT gTCACGGTCAAAGTTCCTCAGAAGAACTCGTAA